A DNA window from Streptomyces asoensis contains the following coding sequences:
- the ngcE gene encoding N-acetylglucosamine/diacetylchitobiose ABC transporter substrate-binding protein, with translation MGSHSENNGSENTPGERGSEKRGTTGFGRRDLIRRSAALGLISVPTMSFLSACASSGGGGGEDKAKAGKKTAKNPLAVNETAPLEFVLFDGGFGKEYAEDAVKIYQKSFPGAKVKFSATQKIQSTLQPRFNQGTPPDLIDNSGAEQMDMGVLVGKKQLADLTPLLDAASFDDPNKKVRDTLRPGIVEMGQFDGDPVWIMYYAYTVYGVWYSQKALDSLDATYPQTWDQMLAVCAKAKKKGIAGWTYAGKYPYYLPFSLYPMIGKVGGREVLDAIDNLEPNAWKHPAVKACFDAYYELYKKGYVLQGTPGLDHIQSQTAWAKGKALFIPNGSWVENESANVIPADFDLAVSAPTGIDSSDKMPFGTIWASGGEPFVVPDRANNAAGGMEQLRIMLSEASSKNFTSKVKSLTAYNGGTDGITLTPGLKSGVAALDKAGDNVVNPRLQDWYVQLQKEKIGVSGLGEMMAGRLTPAEAIKKIQGYADEAAKDTSIKHYKHQ, from the coding sequence ATGGGATCCCACTCCGAGAACAACGGCTCCGAGAACACCCCCGGCGAGCGCGGCAGCGAGAAGCGGGGAACGACGGGTTTCGGCCGCCGGGACCTGATCAGGAGATCCGCGGCGCTCGGCCTGATCTCCGTTCCCACGATGAGCTTCCTGTCCGCCTGTGCCAGCAGCGGCGGCGGAGGTGGCGAGGACAAGGCGAAGGCCGGAAAGAAGACCGCGAAGAACCCCCTCGCGGTCAACGAGACCGCCCCGCTGGAATTCGTCCTGTTCGACGGCGGTTTCGGCAAGGAGTACGCCGAGGACGCGGTCAAGATCTACCAGAAGAGCTTCCCCGGCGCGAAGGTGAAGTTCTCGGCCACGCAGAAGATCCAGTCGACCCTCCAGCCCCGTTTCAACCAAGGCACGCCGCCCGACCTCATCGACAACTCGGGTGCCGAGCAGATGGACATGGGCGTCCTGGTCGGCAAGAAGCAGCTCGCCGATCTCACCCCGCTGCTGGACGCCGCCTCCTTCGACGACCCGAACAAGAAGGTCCGTGACACCCTGCGGCCAGGCATCGTCGAGATGGGCCAGTTCGACGGCGACCCGGTGTGGATCATGTACTACGCCTACACCGTCTACGGCGTCTGGTACTCGCAGAAGGCCCTGGACTCGCTCGACGCCACGTACCCGCAGACCTGGGACCAGATGCTCGCCGTCTGCGCGAAGGCCAAGAAGAAGGGCATCGCGGGCTGGACGTACGCGGGCAAATACCCCTACTACCTGCCGTTCTCCCTCTATCCGATGATCGGCAAGGTGGGCGGCCGCGAGGTCCTCGACGCCATCGACAACCTGGAGCCGAACGCCTGGAAGCACCCGGCGGTCAAGGCGTGTTTCGACGCCTACTACGAGCTCTACAAGAAGGGTTACGTCCTCCAGGGCACCCCGGGCCTCGACCACATCCAGTCCCAGACGGCGTGGGCCAAGGGCAAGGCCCTCTTCATCCCCAACGGTTCCTGGGTGGAGAACGAATCGGCCAACGTCATCCCGGCCGACTTCGACCTGGCCGTGTCCGCGCCCACCGGCATCGACTCCTCCGACAAGATGCCCTTCGGCACCATCTGGGCCTCGGGCGGCGAGCCGTTCGTCGTGCCGGACCGGGCGAACAACGCGGCGGGCGGCATGGAGCAGCTGCGCATCATGCTCAGCGAGGCGTCCTCCAAGAACTTCACGTCCAAGGTCAAATCGCTCACCGCCTACAACGGGGGCACCGACGGCATCACCCTCACCCCGGGTCTGAAATCAGGGGTCGCGGCACTGGACAAGGCCGGCGACAACGTGGTGAATCCGCGACTCCAGGACTGGTACGTCCAGTTGCAGAAGGAGAAGATCGGGGTGTCCGGTCTCGGCGAGATGATGGCGGGGCGGCTCACCCCGGCCGAGGCGATCAAGAAGATCCAGGGATACGCCGACGAGGCGGCCAAGGACACGTCGATCAAGCATTACAAACACCAGTGA